From Thermococcus barophilus MP:
CCTGCAGAAGTTCATAGATGAGCTTAAAGCTCATAATGTTCCGATTCTTGAATATGACGAAAGTGAGCTTGAGGAGGAGCTTGCAAGTGTCAATAGTCTCTAACTCCTCCCCACTCATACTTCTCGCAAAAATAGGGAGGTTTAACCTCTTGAAGCAATATGAAAATGTGTTTATTCCCAATGCCGTATATATAGAAGTATGTATCCACGGTAAAAGCTTGCCGGGAAGTGATGAGGTAAAAAGAGCTATACATGAAGGCTGGATCCAGATAAGAAAAGTCAAAACTCTCCCTGAATTGGAGTTTCTATTGGGTAGGGGAGAAGCTGAAGCAATAACTCTGGCAAAATCCCTCAACTTTCCTATTTTAATTGATGACCGGAAAGGTAGGATATTGGCAAGAAAGATGAATTTAACTGTTTTTGGAACGTTAGGAGTTTTAGTTAACGCTTATAATCATGGATTGATCGAAGATTTAGAGTCCGAAGTTCAAAAGCTGGTTAATGCTGGTATCAGAATAAGCCCCGTTTTATTAAGAAAACTGATGGAGGAAATAAAATGAAAGTAGGGGTTGTCTTTGGAGTTAGCGAAATTGCAGATCCAAAAAGGTTTGAGAAAAAAGCATCGCAGTTTTTAACAAAGCTTTCTGAGGAGTTTGAAGTTGTTGGTGGAACATTTATTTCGACAAAAAAGGAGTTCAAAGACCTTAAGGAGGAAATAGACTTCAATAAGGTTGATGCGATTGTTTTATACCCATTAACTGGGGGAACCGAAAATCCGCTGAAGGAGTTTGCTATCTACAGAAAGCCGGTGATTCTCTTTGGGGATTCCTTCAACAACTCAATAGCAGCTGCTGTAGAGATCAGGGAGTATCTAAGAGACAGGCTTATACCGTCAACACTGGTTACAAGTTATGAAGAGCTTAAAGCAGCCCTTCTTGGCTATGATGATATGAAAGAGATACTCGATAAGTTCCTAAACTTGAGACTTGGGTTAATTGGCAGAATTTCCCCATGGCTCATTAACGAGAAGTTTGAGCTGCCTTATGTTCATATAAGTCTGAAGAAGTTTTATGAATATTATGAATCTGTAACTGAGGCAGAAGGATGGAAGGTCATTGAGGATGTGATAGCAAAGGCAAGGGAAATCAAAGAGCCCAACAGGGAAGACCTTGTAAAAGCTGGCAGAATTTATGTTGCACTAAAGAGAATCATTGAGGACTATAAACTTGATGGCTTTACAATAGGTTGCTTTGATCTTATTGGAAAGATTAAAGCAACACCATGCTTGGCATTGGCATTGTTCAATGCCGAAGGAATACCGGCGGCATGCGAGGGGGAGCTTAACTCCCTGCTTGGAATGGCAATAATTAGAAAATTCTTCAATAAACCAGCATTTATGGGCAATATAGCCGATTACGGAGAGGATTATATCATCTTAGCTCACTGTACTGCTCCCTTAATCGCTGGCTATACTTTAAGATCCCACTTTGAAAGCGGTATGGGGGTTGGAGTTGAGGTAGATTTGCCTCGGAAAAAAGCATCGCTCCTTAAGATAAGAGGAAGAAAAGCTGTTGTAGCCAGTGTTATGGTAGCTGAAAGAGAAAAAAGTGAGCAGAGATGCAGAACCCAGCTTAAGCTCAAAATTGAGGACGCTAAAGACTTCGTGGATGGCACATTAGGAAATCATCATCTTTTGGTCTATGCTGACAGCGAAGAGCTGGCCGATCTGTTAAGTGAGCTTGGGTTTGAGGTCATGCTTTACTAACTTTTATTTTCCAAATCTCTTTGTGAAGAATCTTTTTATTTTTGAAAAAATTGATTCATGCTCGCTGTTTTCAAAGGTAGCATTTTGTTGGTATTTTCTTGCCTATAACTCGGCATCTTTTCTCTTCATTTCGTAACGTGATGTTGTATCTTTTACTCCCCACTTATGCTGGGACTCAGGATTACCACCGGGGATTATTACCATTGCATCCTATTTAAGTTTTTACTCATATCACGTAAACTGGCACAAGTTTTATAAATTCTCGATCTTTATTATACTTTGGTAATTAAAACTGAAAAAGATTAAGCTCTATAGTTATAGTGTTATAGTGTTAGTGAGGTGAGAATGTGGAGGAAAAGACAAAGAAAGTGGTTATCTGGTTAATAGACAAGTTTGTAGATTTTATCATTATAACAGCCGGTGTTGCTTTAGGCATAATAATTGCTGCAGGGTTTATCGCAAAGCACATGATTGCAGCACTTCCATAGGGGGGAGTAAATTGAGAGGACAAGCGGCAATTGAATATTTGTTCATGATTTTACTGGCCCTGCTCATAGTAAGCTTAGTTATACGATACATAAAGAACATAGCCAATGAAGCTGGTCAGACAATAGAAAATGCCACAAGGGTATTATTGAGGGAGCTTCAGAGTTCTTATTCAAATATTG
This genomic window contains:
- a CDS encoding DUF3368 domain-containing protein codes for the protein MSIVSNSSPLILLAKIGRFNLLKQYENVFIPNAVYIEVCIHGKSLPGSDEVKRAIHEGWIQIRKVKTLPELEFLLGRGEAEAITLAKSLNFPILIDDRKGRILARKMNLTVFGTLGVLVNAYNHGLIEDLESEVQKLVNAGIRISPVLLRKLMEEIK
- a CDS encoding class III signal peptide-containing protein encodes the protein MRGQAAIEYLFMILLALLIVSLVIRYIKNIANEAGQTIENATRVLLRELQSSYSNIGK